A single region of the Archangium lipolyticum genome encodes:
- a CDS encoding ribose-phosphate diphosphokinase: protein MDLTVFSGTANRPLGEALARALGRPLGKCNLERFPDGELHVELQEDVRGRDVWLIQPTLPPVGENLLELLLMADACWRGGARRLMAALPYFGYARQDRRTSTGEALGGKLVADLLERGHFERLVAVNLHTPSLEGCFAMPLEHLNAGTLLAEAVRPLAGPGAVVVSPDLGAVKLAERYARQLGLPLAIVHKSRTSGADVSVRGLVGEVKGLRPIIVDDLISTGGTIAATAEAVREAGCADEITVVATHALLVGPAVERLSKVPIRRLISTDSVVPHRELPFHHEVVSLAPLLADAIRRVTANGH from the coding sequence ATGGACCTGACCGTCTTCAGCGGCACCGCCAACCGCCCGCTCGGCGAGGCGCTCGCCCGAGCCCTCGGACGACCCCTCGGCAAGTGCAACCTCGAGCGCTTCCCGGATGGCGAGCTGCATGTGGAGCTCCAGGAGGACGTGCGAGGCCGCGACGTGTGGCTGATCCAACCCACGTTGCCCCCCGTGGGAGAGAACCTGCTGGAGCTGCTGCTGATGGCGGACGCGTGCTGGCGTGGAGGGGCCAGGCGGCTCATGGCGGCACTGCCCTACTTCGGCTACGCGAGACAGGACCGGCGCACGAGCACCGGCGAGGCGCTCGGCGGCAAGCTGGTGGCGGACCTGCTAGAGCGCGGACACTTCGAGCGGCTGGTGGCGGTGAACCTGCACACGCCCTCGCTGGAGGGCTGCTTCGCCATGCCGCTGGAGCACCTCAACGCGGGCACCCTGCTGGCCGAGGCCGTGCGTCCCCTGGCGGGACCGGGCGCGGTGGTGGTATCGCCGGACCTGGGCGCGGTGAAGCTGGCGGAGCGGTACGCGCGCCAGCTCGGGCTGCCACTGGCCATCGTCCACAAGAGCCGGACGAGCGGCGCTGACGTGAGTGTCCGGGGACTGGTGGGCGAGGTGAAGGGGCTGCGGCCCATCATCGTGGACGACCTCATCTCCACGGGAGGCACCATCGCGGCCACGGCGGAAGCGGTGCGCGAGGCGGGTTGCGCGGACGAAATCACCGTGGTGGCCACCCATGCGCTGCTGGTGGGCCCCGCGGTGGAGCGCTTGAGCAAGGTGCCCATCCGCCGCCTCATCTCCACCGACAGCGTGGTGCCGCACCGGGAGCTGCCCTTCCACCACGAGGTGGTGAGCCTCGCCCCGCTGCTCGCCGACGCCATCCGCCGCGTCACGGCCAACGGGCACTGA
- a CDS encoding GNAT family N-acetyltransferase: protein MSLPTTLSKGLPPSYPVPVILIGRLARHVRVRGQGYGERLLLDAHDRALEVSGHAGGVAIVVDAKDEAAAAFYARFGYQSLESGREGVWPRRMILALADIRKANEEVASE from the coding sequence ATGTCGCTACCCACGACGCTCTCCAAGGGACTTCCGCCGAGCTATCCCGTTCCTGTCATCCTCATCGGGCGTCTGGCGCGGCATGTGCGCGTGCGCGGTCAGGGTTATGGCGAGCGTCTCCTGCTCGATGCGCATGATCGTGCCCTGGAGGTCAGCGGCCACGCCGGTGGGGTGGCCATCGTCGTGGATGCCAAGGACGAGGCGGCAGCGGCGTTCTACGCGCGGTTCGGGTACCAGTCCCTGGAGAGCGGGAGGGAAGGAGTCTGGCCCCGCCGGATGATTCTGGCGCTGGCTGATATCCGGAAGGCGAACGAGGAGGTTGCCAGCGAATGA
- a CDS encoding DUF1778 domain-containing protein, whose product MSRLEATVPEARMDQVSHLEEELGLSKSQIVDEALSLFFKTVMELKQGWRIAFLDTDTQRVREFTSPALTQVEWAARRERIVLSDADFDRTRKLLENPPGPTPALKEAVARRNKRKHRKQE is encoded by the coding sequence ATGAGCCGGCTGGAAGCGACCGTGCCAGAAGCACGGATGGACCAGGTAAGCCACCTCGAGGAAGAGCTGGGTCTGAGCAAGAGCCAGATTGTCGATGAGGCCCTGAGCCTGTTCTTCAAGACGGTCATGGAACTGAAGCAGGGGTGGCGGATCGCCTTTCTCGATACCGACACTCAGCGGGTGCGCGAGTTCACGAGCCCCGCGCTGACCCAGGTGGAGTGGGCGGCGCGGCGCGAGCGCATCGTCCTGTCGGACGCGGATTTCGACCGCACGCGGAAGTTGCTGGAGAACCCGCCTGGACCGACTCCTGCATTGAAAGAAGCGGTGGCGAGACGAAACAAGCGCAAGCACAGGAAACAGGAGTGA
- a CDS encoding DUF1361 domain-containing protein has protein sequence MMTLRSRVLSLLRLHGFLPVLLSGTVAVVMLQARLEWSGRMSFIFLVWNLFLAFVPYGLALLAGLLHARGLARWWNLLPLGVAWLLSFPNAPYLVTDFIHLKPRPGVPLWFDAAMLASFAASGWLMGLLSLEVWKRLLEERWGRAVAWSGVLAASVLCGYGIYLGRFERWNSWHVLSRPGSLFEAVLGHLREPLTYRWLVGTTLVFAALVLLSYLVFETLVTRCRTARVRA, from the coding sequence ATGATGACCTTGCGCTCCCGAGTGTTGTCCCTCCTCCGTCTCCACGGGTTCCTGCCGGTGCTGCTCAGCGGCACGGTGGCCGTGGTGATGCTCCAGGCCCGGCTCGAGTGGAGTGGGAGGATGAGCTTCATCTTCCTGGTGTGGAACCTGTTCCTGGCGTTCGTGCCGTATGGGCTCGCGCTGCTGGCGGGCCTGCTGCATGCGCGGGGGCTGGCGCGGTGGTGGAACCTGCTGCCGCTGGGGGTGGCGTGGCTGCTGTCGTTCCCCAACGCGCCGTACCTGGTGACGGACTTCATCCACCTGAAGCCCCGGCCGGGCGTGCCGCTGTGGTTCGACGCGGCGATGCTGGCGAGCTTCGCGGCCAGCGGGTGGTTGATGGGGCTGCTGTCGCTGGAGGTGTGGAAGCGGTTGTTGGAGGAGCGGTGGGGGAGGGCGGTGGCGTGGAGCGGGGTGCTGGCGGCCTCGGTGCTGTGCGGCTACGGCATCTACCTGGGACGCTTCGAGCGGTGGAACAGCTGGCACGTGCTGAGCAGGCCGGGGTCGCTCTTCGAGGCGGTGCTCGGGCACCTGCGCGAGCCGCTGACATACCGGTGGCTGGTGGGGACGACACTCGTGTTCGCCGCGCTGGTGCTGCTCTCGTATCTCGTTTTCGAGACCCTGGTGACGAGGTGCCGGACGGCGCGGGTCCGGGCGTGA
- a CDS encoding enoyl-CoA hydratase: protein MSDTLLTNLDAGILTLTFNRPQKKNAFTGEMYDAAARALLDADKNDAVRVVVLTGAGGAFTAGNDLKDFLETPPSGEDSPVFRFLRALAHHTRPVVAGVDGVAVGIGTTLLLHCDYVAASERAVFSMPFVNLGLSPEGASSLLLPRIAGMALASELLMFGEPFDAATALRAGIVNQVVPEAGLAELVQKRAAALAAKPLESLRLTKRLLREPVRATVDEALSREGALFIQRLGSAEAREAFNAFLSKKK, encoded by the coding sequence ATGTCCGACACGCTGCTGACGAACCTCGACGCGGGAATCCTCACCCTCACCTTCAACCGGCCGCAGAAGAAGAACGCCTTCACCGGCGAGATGTACGACGCGGCCGCCCGCGCCCTGCTCGACGCCGACAAGAACGACGCCGTGCGCGTGGTGGTCCTCACCGGCGCGGGCGGCGCCTTCACCGCGGGCAATGACCTCAAGGACTTCCTCGAGACGCCGCCCTCCGGCGAGGACAGCCCCGTGTTCCGCTTCCTGCGCGCCCTCGCGCACCACACCCGCCCCGTGGTGGCCGGTGTGGACGGCGTGGCGGTGGGCATCGGCACCACCCTGCTGCTGCACTGTGACTACGTGGCCGCCTCCGAGCGCGCCGTCTTCAGCATGCCCTTCGTCAACCTCGGCCTCAGCCCCGAGGGCGCCTCCAGCCTGCTGCTGCCCCGCATCGCCGGCATGGCGCTCGCCTCCGAGCTCCTCATGTTCGGCGAGCCCTTCGACGCCGCCACCGCCCTGCGCGCCGGCATCGTCAACCAGGTGGTGCCCGAGGCCGGCCTCGCCGAGCTCGTCCAGAAGCGCGCCGCCGCGCTCGCCGCCAAACCTTTGGAGTCGCTGCGCCTCACCAAGCGCCTGCTGCGCGAGCCCGTGCGCGCCACCGTGGACGAGGCCCTCTCGCGCGAGGGCGCCCTCTTCATCCAGCGGCTCGGCTCGGCCGAGGCCCGCGAGGCCTTCAACGCCTTCCTCTCCAAGAAGAAGTAG
- a CDS encoding M1 family metallopeptidase — protein sequence MSKSTRRAPLVLLAALTACVARQPLPAQDSASAPPAQAEAPAASPRPEPVSPTLRLPTQVRPTGYTVELTLDPSAPTFQGVVDIDLDVKEATDVLWLHGRYLTVKEATLTVDGKPVALAPVKGSGDFLGFVPGSSLRPGTAHLRIVYEGRVSEREVVGAFRTQEDGAWYAFTQFEPLGARRVFPCFDEPSFKVPWQLTFHVPAGNVAVTNTPLVSESPRPEGGTTYRFARTQPLPSYLIAFGVGPFDFLEAKPSGEKAVRTRIITPRGRAAEGAHAASMTPEILGHLERYFGMPYPYEKLDVLAVPLLGGAMEHPGLVTFNPGILLSKPTEDSLGRQRGFYSVQMHELSHQWFGNLVTLAWWDDLWLNESFATWATSRLVEDTRPAWDASVERVHKRSRALNTDSLVTARRIRQPIETENDVHNAFDGITYGKGASVLAMAESWLGRDVFQRGVRRYVRAHAQGNATVKDFLDALSAEAGKDVSGVLGSFLDQGGAPLVTTRLDCSGKVPVVKLSQQRFLPVGSAGEARQLWKVPLCVRYGTGRKSARACTVMEGETAELPLTGARSCPAWLLPNAEGAGYVRASLDGRMLGKLLSTDSHQLTRAERVALLGDVQALVSAGALPAADVLGLLPGLAAEKDRQVFQASLELVSLLEPKLLSEARLDDRARFLRDTYGARARTLGFTPRAHEDEDTRLLRPVLLSIAGIQGGEPKLVAEARQLTVKWLGDRSALAPELVGPTLGIAAAHGDASLHARLLTALRSEKTRKTREQLLGALGGFTSPELVRENLKLLLEPSGDLRELGWLLFSAAGDVRTRDEAYAFVKEHYDTLAARLPEEYVEELAWVASTYCDPVHRQDAAAFFTERNARASGGTRTLAQVLEGVDLCISFKAAQGPGIESFLSSPRKVRAPAGR from the coding sequence ATGTCCAAGTCGACCCGACGCGCTCCGCTCGTCCTCCTGGCGGCCCTGACGGCCTGTGTCGCCCGTCAGCCCCTTCCCGCCCAGGACTCCGCCAGCGCTCCCCCAGCCCAGGCGGAGGCCCCGGCCGCTTCCCCCCGGCCCGAGCCCGTCTCGCCCACGTTGCGTCTGCCGACGCAGGTCCGCCCCACCGGCTACACCGTCGAGCTCACCCTGGACCCCTCCGCTCCCACCTTCCAGGGCGTGGTGGACATCGACCTGGACGTGAAGGAGGCCACCGACGTCCTCTGGCTCCACGGCCGCTACCTCACCGTGAAGGAGGCGACGCTCACCGTGGACGGCAAGCCCGTGGCCCTCGCCCCCGTGAAGGGCAGCGGGGACTTCCTCGGCTTCGTGCCCGGGTCCTCGCTGCGGCCCGGCACCGCGCACCTGCGCATCGTCTACGAGGGCCGGGTCTCCGAGCGCGAGGTCGTCGGCGCCTTCCGCACCCAGGAGGATGGGGCGTGGTACGCCTTCACCCAATTCGAGCCGCTCGGGGCGCGCCGCGTCTTCCCGTGCTTCGACGAGCCCTCCTTCAAGGTGCCCTGGCAGCTCACCTTCCACGTGCCCGCGGGCAACGTGGCCGTCACCAACACCCCGCTGGTGAGCGAGTCGCCGCGTCCGGAGGGCGGCACCACCTACCGCTTCGCCCGCACCCAGCCGCTGCCCAGCTACCTCATCGCCTTCGGCGTGGGCCCCTTCGACTTCCTGGAGGCGAAGCCCTCGGGGGAGAAGGCCGTGCGCACCCGCATCATCACCCCGCGTGGCCGCGCCGCCGAAGGTGCCCATGCCGCGAGCATGACGCCGGAGATTCTCGGCCACCTGGAGCGCTACTTCGGCATGCCCTACCCGTACGAGAAGCTGGACGTGCTGGCCGTGCCGCTCCTCGGCGGCGCCATGGAGCACCCGGGCCTGGTGACGTTCAACCCGGGGATCCTCCTGTCCAAGCCCACCGAGGATTCGCTCGGGAGGCAGCGCGGCTTCTACTCGGTGCAGATGCACGAGCTGTCGCACCAGTGGTTCGGCAACCTCGTCACCCTGGCGTGGTGGGACGACCTGTGGCTCAACGAGTCCTTCGCCACCTGGGCCACGTCGCGCCTCGTCGAGGACACCCGGCCCGCGTGGGACGCCTCCGTCGAGCGCGTGCACAAACGCTCCCGGGCGCTGAACACCGACAGCTTGGTGACGGCGCGCCGCATCCGCCAGCCCATCGAGACCGAGAATGACGTCCACAACGCCTTCGATGGCATCACCTACGGCAAGGGCGCCTCGGTGCTGGCCATGGCCGAGTCCTGGCTGGGCCGGGATGTCTTCCAGCGCGGCGTGCGGCGCTACGTGCGCGCCCATGCCCAGGGCAACGCCACCGTGAAGGACTTCCTCGACGCGCTCTCGGCCGAGGCGGGCAAGGACGTGTCCGGCGTGCTGGGCTCCTTCCTGGACCAGGGGGGCGCGCCGCTCGTCACCACGCGGCTGGATTGCTCGGGCAAGGTGCCGGTGGTGAAGCTCTCGCAGCAGCGCTTCCTGCCGGTGGGCTCGGCGGGCGAGGCGAGGCAGTTGTGGAAGGTTCCCCTGTGCGTGCGCTATGGCACGGGCCGGAAGTCGGCCCGAGCCTGCACCGTCATGGAGGGAGAGACGGCCGAGCTGCCCCTGACGGGCGCGCGCTCCTGTCCCGCCTGGCTGTTGCCCAACGCGGAGGGCGCCGGCTACGTGCGCGCCTCCCTGGATGGACGGATGCTGGGGAAGCTTCTCTCCACCGACAGCCATCAGCTCACCCGCGCCGAGCGCGTGGCCCTGCTCGGGGACGTGCAGGCCCTGGTGAGCGCGGGGGCGCTGCCGGCCGCGGACGTGCTCGGCCTGCTGCCGGGTCTGGCCGCGGAGAAGGACCGCCAGGTGTTCCAGGCCTCGTTGGAGCTGGTGAGCCTCCTCGAGCCCAAGCTCCTCTCCGAGGCGCGCCTGGACGACAGGGCGCGCTTCCTGCGTGACACCTATGGCGCTCGTGCCCGGACGCTCGGCTTCACCCCGCGAGCCCACGAGGACGAGGACACCCGGCTGCTGCGCCCCGTGCTGCTGAGCATCGCCGGCATCCAGGGTGGGGAGCCGAAGCTGGTGGCCGAGGCCAGGCAGCTCACGGTGAAGTGGCTGGGGGACCGCTCGGCCCTCGCCCCGGAGCTGGTGGGCCCCACGCTGGGCATCGCCGCCGCGCACGGAGATGCCTCCCTGCACGCGAGGTTGCTGACGGCGCTGCGCTCGGAGAAGACGCGCAAGACGCGGGAGCAGCTCCTCGGCGCGTTGGGTGGATTCACCTCCCCCGAGCTGGTGCGGGAGAACCTGAAGCTGCTGCTGGAGCCCTCCGGGGACCTGCGCGAGCTGGGATGGTTGCTGTTCTCCGCGGCCGGAGACGTGCGCACGCGGGACGAGGCCTACGCCTTCGTGAAGGAGCACTACGACACGCTCGCCGCGCGCCTGCCGGAGGAGTACGTGGAGGAGCTGGCCTGGGTGGCCAGCACGTACTGCGACCCCGTGCACCGTCAGGATGCCGCCGCCTTCTTCACCGAGCGCAACGCGCGCGCCTCCGGAGGCACCCGCACGCTCGCCCAGGTGCTCGAGGGGGTGGACCTGTGCATCTCCTTCAAGGCGGCCCAGGGCCCGGGCATCGAGTCCTTCCTCTCCTCGCCCAGGAAGGTGCGGGCTCCCGCCGGACGCTGA
- a CDS encoding lysophospholipid acyltransferase family protein translates to MSAPVSAPESPRLPVPSARLTQVLGERPGPVVGWVVNRLLDVVCALPASTRDALARFVGWLAFSLGIRRRVALENLRHAYPDMGEAERRRIALGAYITMTRVVLESIDEKDHVELGWAEPEEAGGAWGALKEMVAKGQGAIIVTAHFGNWERAGKLVCQRGIPLNALVRPLKGALNMRIVDNRLKAGVGLIYPKGAIAQVNEAVKLGESVLMLLDQALPAKAAVFVPFFGRPASTTPAMAVVAQRTGAPVFVMMGVRDASGRRMRLEFEGPIPPPEGVSGQEAITAHTAAVTAVLEKYIRRYPDQWLWLHRRWKVQPPPEGAPTLQG, encoded by the coding sequence GTGTCCGCCCCTGTCTCCGCTCCCGAGTCCCCGCGCCTTCCCGTTCCTTCCGCCCGTCTCACCCAGGTGCTCGGCGAGCGCCCGGGGCCGGTGGTGGGGTGGGTCGTCAACCGGCTGCTGGACGTGGTGTGCGCGCTGCCCGCGTCCACGCGCGACGCACTCGCCCGCTTCGTGGGGTGGTTGGCGTTCTCCCTGGGCATCCGCCGCCGGGTGGCCCTGGAGAACCTGAGGCACGCGTACCCCGACATGGGCGAGGCCGAGCGGCGGAGGATCGCCCTCGGGGCCTACATCACCATGACGCGCGTGGTGCTCGAGTCCATCGACGAGAAGGACCACGTGGAGCTGGGGTGGGCGGAGCCGGAGGAGGCGGGTGGAGCGTGGGGAGCGCTGAAGGAGATGGTCGCGAAGGGGCAGGGAGCGATCATCGTGACGGCGCACTTCGGCAACTGGGAGCGGGCGGGGAAGCTGGTGTGCCAGCGGGGGATTCCACTGAACGCGCTGGTGCGCCCGCTGAAGGGGGCGCTGAACATGCGCATCGTGGACAACCGGCTGAAGGCGGGGGTGGGGCTCATCTACCCGAAGGGGGCCATCGCGCAGGTGAACGAGGCGGTGAAGCTGGGCGAGTCGGTGCTGATGCTGCTGGACCAGGCGCTGCCGGCGAAGGCGGCGGTGTTCGTGCCCTTCTTCGGACGGCCAGCGTCCACGACACCTGCGATGGCGGTGGTGGCGCAGCGCACAGGGGCGCCGGTGTTCGTGATGATGGGGGTGCGGGACGCGAGTGGGCGCAGGATGCGGCTGGAATTCGAGGGACCCATTCCGCCGCCCGAGGGAGTGAGCGGGCAGGAGGCCATCACGGCGCACACGGCGGCGGTGACGGCGGTGCTGGAGAAGTACATCCGGCGCTACCCGGACCAGTGGTTGTGGCTGCACCGGAGGTGGAAGGTGCAACCGCCGCCGGAAGGCGCCCCCACCCTCCAGGGTTGA
- a CDS encoding metallophosphoesterase, translated as MTRTIFIGDVHGCAEELDALLKECRYRKGDRVVLVGDLVAKGPDSAGVVRRAREGGMLAVRGNHDEHVLRWRAGKMPEGKKLKREHKQVLDTLEDEDWEYLESLPLHLHFPELNVRVVHGGLVPGVPLKEQKPELMLNLRSITPDGEPSKRLEDGEPWASLWKGPELVIFGHDALRGVQRHPHAIGLDSGCVYGRQLTAYVLPEARFYSVEAKRVYMEL; from the coding sequence ATGACGCGAACCATCTTCATCGGAGACGTGCACGGCTGCGCGGAGGAGCTCGACGCGCTGTTGAAGGAGTGCCGCTACCGGAAGGGAGACCGGGTGGTGCTGGTGGGAGACCTGGTGGCGAAGGGCCCGGACTCGGCGGGGGTGGTGCGCCGGGCGAGGGAGGGCGGGATGCTCGCGGTGAGGGGCAACCACGACGAGCACGTGCTGCGCTGGCGAGCGGGGAAGATGCCCGAGGGCAAGAAGCTCAAGCGCGAGCACAAGCAGGTGCTGGACACGCTGGAGGACGAGGACTGGGAGTACCTCGAATCGCTGCCGCTGCACCTGCATTTCCCCGAGCTGAACGTCCGGGTGGTGCACGGAGGGCTGGTGCCCGGCGTGCCCTTGAAGGAGCAGAAACCGGAGCTGATGCTCAACCTGCGCAGCATCACGCCGGACGGAGAGCCGTCGAAGAGGCTGGAGGACGGGGAGCCCTGGGCGAGCCTGTGGAAGGGGCCCGAGCTCGTCATCTTCGGCCACGACGCGCTGCGCGGAGTGCAACGACATCCGCACGCCATCGGATTGGACTCGGGGTGCGTCTATGGAAGGCAGCTCACCGCGTACGTGCTGCCCGAGGCCCGCTTCTACTCGGTGGAGGCGAAGCGAGTGTACATGGAACTCTGA
- a CDS encoding DUF2087 domain-containing protein, producing the protein MNDPSVSVSKKLSHYLDKEGRLKVWPSRRTDQLEALRYLAARLPGTEWSESELNDLLNDLHTFGDWALLRRDLYDARILDRSSDGRRYWKRA; encoded by the coding sequence ATGAACGACCCGAGTGTCTCCGTCTCCAAGAAGCTCTCCCACTACCTCGACAAAGAGGGCCGGTTGAAGGTCTGGCCCTCCAGGCGCACCGACCAGCTCGAGGCCCTGCGCTATCTGGCGGCCCGCCTCCCGGGAACCGAATGGAGTGAGAGCGAGCTGAACGACCTGCTCAATGACCTGCACACCTTCGGAGACTGGGCGCTCCTGCGCCGAGACCTCTACGACGCGCGCATCCTCGATCGCTCGTCCGATGGCCGGCGCTACTGGAAGCGGGCCTGA
- a CDS encoding universal stress protein, producing MSILCATHFSDAAQRAATAAAELARKMDEPLFLVHVLPGDLSRAFGQPLVDTARAALTDEVRRLEKLGARVSHQLLTGESAVELARFAEEKGVSLVVTAGPTSASPFLGLGGTVDRLATTLPVPLLVVRDAEPFEAWVKGERPLKVMLGVDRSQTYMVARDWVKGLRKYGAVEVVAARVYWANEEYERFGLPHPMVFQQVTPELSRALEQEVRSLVTSLDAEGQPVRVRLEPGLGRIADHLVAIAADEKADVVVVGTHQRRALGKLWSVSHHALRLAKMSVVSVPVMTERTVEGVVPTLRSVLVATDFSDTGNQAIPHAFSLLPGGGTVHVLHVSDKVVDREREQELKQRLQQLLPRDAEGHGRKVELLVLSDGSSATAILKTAERLSVDVICVGAHGISGLKKALMGSVAQEVMTRADRPVLVVRPPRA from the coding sequence ATGTCCATCCTCTGTGCCACCCACTTCTCGGACGCCGCGCAGCGAGCGGCCACGGCCGCGGCGGAGCTCGCGCGGAAGATGGACGAGCCCCTCTTCCTGGTGCACGTGCTGCCGGGGGACCTGTCGAGGGCCTTCGGCCAGCCGCTGGTGGACACGGCGAGGGCGGCGCTGACCGACGAGGTGCGCCGGTTGGAGAAGCTGGGCGCGCGGGTGAGCCACCAGCTGCTGACGGGTGAGTCGGCGGTGGAGCTGGCGCGCTTCGCGGAGGAGAAGGGCGTGTCGCTGGTGGTGACGGCGGGGCCCACGAGCGCCTCGCCCTTCCTGGGGCTGGGCGGCACGGTGGACCGGCTGGCCACGACGCTGCCGGTGCCGCTGCTGGTGGTGAGGGACGCGGAGCCCTTCGAGGCCTGGGTGAAGGGCGAGCGCCCGTTGAAGGTGATGCTGGGGGTGGATCGCTCGCAGACGTACATGGTGGCGCGCGACTGGGTGAAGGGCCTGCGGAAGTATGGCGCGGTGGAGGTGGTGGCGGCGCGGGTGTACTGGGCGAACGAGGAGTACGAGCGCTTCGGCCTGCCGCACCCGATGGTCTTCCAGCAGGTGACGCCGGAGCTGTCGCGCGCGCTGGAGCAGGAGGTGCGCTCGCTGGTGACGTCGCTGGACGCGGAGGGCCAGCCGGTGCGGGTGCGGCTGGAGCCGGGCCTGGGGCGCATCGCGGACCACCTGGTGGCGATCGCCGCGGACGAGAAGGCGGACGTGGTGGTGGTGGGCACGCACCAGCGGCGCGCGCTGGGCAAGCTGTGGAGTGTGTCGCACCATGCGCTGCGGCTGGCGAAGATGTCGGTGGTGAGCGTGCCGGTGATGACGGAGCGGACCGTGGAGGGGGTGGTGCCCACGCTGCGCTCGGTGCTGGTGGCCACGGACTTCTCGGACACGGGCAACCAGGCCATTCCCCATGCCTTCTCGCTGCTGCCCGGGGGCGGCACGGTGCACGTGTTGCATGTGAGTGACAAGGTGGTGGACCGGGAGCGGGAGCAGGAGCTGAAGCAGCGGCTCCAGCAACTGCTGCCCCGGGACGCGGAGGGCCACGGGCGCAAGGTGGAGCTGCTGGTGCTGTCGGACGGGAGCTCGGCCACGGCGATCCTCAAGACGGCGGAGCGGTTGAGCGTGGACGTCATCTGCGTGGGCGCGCATGGAATCTCTGGGCTGAAGAAGGCGCTGATGGGCTCGGTGGCTCAGGAGGTGATGACGCGCGCCGACCGGCCCGTGCTGGTGGTGCGCCCGCCCAGGGCGTAG
- a CDS encoding thioredoxin family protein: MFRCSSCGAFNRVPESRPPGQPTCGRCQRPLDLSGAPQEVDGEGLWRAVRASPVPVLLDLWAPWCGPCRAATPILAAVGRAQAGRLLVLKLNTDENPQASAQLGVRGIPTFVVFSGGREVARRSGLMPQQELERWALAGAQGGAPWASA; this comes from the coding sequence ATGTTCCGATGCTCGTCCTGTGGTGCCTTCAACCGCGTGCCCGAGTCCCGTCCCCCTGGCCAGCCCACCTGTGGCCGTTGCCAGCGCCCGCTCGACCTGTCGGGCGCGCCGCAGGAGGTGGACGGGGAGGGGCTGTGGCGGGCGGTGAGGGCCTCGCCGGTGCCCGTCCTGTTGGACTTGTGGGCCCCCTGGTGTGGCCCGTGCCGCGCCGCGACGCCCATCCTCGCCGCCGTGGGCCGTGCCCAGGCGGGCCGGCTGCTCGTCCTCAAGCTGAACACCGATGAGAACCCGCAGGCCTCCGCTCAGCTCGGCGTGCGAGGCATTCCCACCTTCGTCGTCTTCTCGGGCGGCCGCGAGGTGGCGCGACGCAGCGGGTTGATGCCGCAACAGGAGCTGGAGCGCTGGGCCCTGGCCGGGGCCCAGGGCGGAGCACCCTGGGCCTCGGCGTGA